A window of the Vibrio pomeroyi genome harbors these coding sequences:
- the groL gene encoding chaperonin GroEL (60 kDa chaperone family; promotes refolding of misfolded polypeptides especially under stressful conditions; forms two stacked rings of heptamers to form a barrel-shaped 14mer; ends can be capped by GroES; misfolded proteins enter the barrel where they are refolded when GroES binds), producing MAAKDVKFGNDARIKMLEGVNVLADAVKVTLGPKGRNVVLDKSFGAPTITKDGVSVAREIELEDKFQNMGAQMVKEVASQANDAAGDGTTTATVLAQAIITEGLKAVAAGMNPMDLKRGIDKAVIAAVEELKGLSVPCSDTKAIAQVGTISANSDSTVGNIIAEAMEKVGRDGVITVEEGQALQDELDVVEGMQFDRGYLSPYFINNQEAGSVDLESPFILLIDKKVSNIRELLPTLEAVAKASRPLLIIAEDVEGEALATLVVNNMRGIVKVAAVKAPGFGDRRKSMLQDIAILTGGTVISEEIGLDLEKVTLEDLGQAKRITITKENSTIIDGAGDEVMIQGRVSQIRQQIEDATSDYDKEKLQERVAKLAGGVAVIKVGAATEVEMKEKKDRVEDALHATRAAVEEGVVAGGGVALIRAASKVANLEGDNEEQNVGIRVALRAMEAPIRQITKNAGDEESVVANNVRAGEGNYGYNAATGEYGDMIAMGILDPTKVTRSALQFAASVAGLMITTEAMVTDKPQDSAPAMPDMGGMGGMGGMGGMM from the coding sequence ATGGCTGCTAAAGACGTTAAATTTGGTAACGACGCACGTATTAAAATGCTAGAAGGTGTAAACGTTCTGGCTGACGCTGTAAAAGTAACGCTAGGTCCTAAAGGCCGTAACGTTGTTCTAGACAAATCATTTGGCGCACCAACAATCACTAAAGATGGTGTTTCTGTAGCACGTGAAATCGAACTTGAAGACAAGTTCCAAAACATGGGCGCACAAATGGTTAAAGAAGTAGCTTCGCAAGCGAATGACGCAGCGGGCGACGGCACAACAACTGCAACCGTTCTTGCTCAAGCTATCATCACTGAAGGCCTAAAAGCTGTAGCGGCTGGCATGAACCCAATGGATCTTAAGCGCGGCATCGACAAAGCGGTTATCGCTGCAGTTGAAGAGCTAAAAGGTCTTTCCGTTCCATGTTCTGATACTAAAGCTATCGCTCAAGTAGGTACTATCTCTGCGAACTCTGATTCGACAGTAGGTAACATCATTGCTGAAGCGATGGAAAAAGTGGGTCGTGATGGCGTAATCACCGTTGAAGAAGGTCAGGCTCTACAAGACGAGCTAGACGTAGTTGAAGGTATGCAGTTCGACCGCGGTTACCTATCTCCTTACTTCATCAACAACCAAGAAGCGGGTTCTGTTGATCTAGAAAGCCCATTCATTCTTCTTATCGACAAGAAAGTTTCGAACATCCGTGAACTTCTTCCGACTCTAGAAGCAGTTGCTAAGGCATCTCGTCCACTTCTTATCATCGCTGAAGATGTAGAAGGCGAAGCGCTTGCAACTCTAGTTGTGAACAACATGCGTGGCATCGTTAAAGTGGCAGCTGTTAAAGCACCTGGTTTCGGTGACCGTCGTAAGTCTATGCTTCAAGATATCGCTATCCTAACGGGTGGTACGGTTATCTCTGAAGAGATTGGCCTAGACCTTGAGAAAGTAACGCTAGAAGACCTAGGTCAAGCTAAGCGTATTACTATCACTAAAGAAAACTCGACTATCATCGATGGTGCGGGTGATGAAGTGATGATCCAAGGTCGCGTTTCTCAAATCCGTCAACAAATCGAAGACGCAACTTCAGACTACGACAAAGAGAAGCTTCAAGAGCGCGTAGCTAAGCTAGCTGGCGGTGTTGCAGTAATCAAAGTAGGTGCTGCGACTGAAGTTGAGATGAAAGAGAAGAAAGACCGCGTAGAAGATGCACTTCACGCAACTCGCGCTGCAGTTGAAGAAGGTGTGGTTGCTGGTGGTGGTGTTGCACTTATCCGTGCTGCATCTAAAGTTGCTAACCTTGAAGGTGACAACGAAGAGCAAAACGTAGGTATCCGTGTTGCACTACGTGCAATGGAAGCGCCTATCCGTCAAATCACTAAGAACGCAGGCGACGAAGAGTCTGTTGTTGCTAACAACGTTCGTGCTGGCGAAGGTAACTACGGTTACAACGCGGCGACTGGCGAATACGGCGACATGATTGCAATGGGTATCCTAGATCCAACTAAGGTGACTCGTTCTGCATTACAATTCGCAGCATCAGTTGCTGGTCTTATGATCACAACAGAAGCGATGGTGACAGACAAGCCTCAAGATTCAGCTCCTGCAATGCCTGATATGGGCGGCATGGGCGGTATGGGTGGCATGGGCGGTATGATGTAA
- a CDS encoding polysaccharide biosynthesis protein, whose amino-acid sequence MQRLNFIWHLSRVHKRLISVTIDSLFILFSLHAALWTRLGDVRFLNDSDNILLIGLTVVSTVLIFTKIGLYRAVLRYLTFQALFIVASGAILSAVALAVFAYYLQEPIPRTVPIIYGAYLALLCGGSRLVVRNLVATTSKDPREEVVIYGAGSGGRQLAVSLRASEKYRIRAFIDEDKTLVNTMILGLPVVDLDSSKAILKKYEISKVLLAIPSASRARRKQILDLLAPLPIEVQTVPDMADIISGKAKIDELTDVPIEDLLGRDAVAPQQVLMEANIKDKVVMVTGAGGSIGSELCRQILKQQPKTLVLFEVSEYGLYQIDRELSLLIESEGYNVEIVPLLGSVQRSHRLLTSMKSFAVQTVYHAAAYKHVPLVEYNVVEGVRNNIYGTYYTANAAIEAGVESFVLISTDKAVRPTNVMGTTKRMAELGLQALAEQENQKDNGTRFCMVRFGNVLGSSGSVIPLFKKQIKTGGPLTVTHPDITRFFMTIPEAAQLVIQAGAMGKGGDVFVLDMGKSVKITSLAENLVNLSGLSIKTEENPHGDIEIQFSGLRPGEKLYEELLIGDNVKPTAHERILTAQEVFLPIDEYDALLESLDFACHNLEHDTIRQLLLDAPTGFKPTDGIGDLVWNAALKQKDAIKNN is encoded by the coding sequence ATGCAACGTCTAAATTTTATCTGGCATCTCTCACGCGTCCATAAGAGACTTATCAGTGTTACCATTGACAGTCTTTTTATCCTTTTTTCTTTACATGCTGCTTTGTGGACAAGGCTAGGTGATGTTAGGTTTTTGAATGATAGTGATAATATATTATTGATTGGTTTAACTGTAGTATCAACAGTTCTGATTTTTACTAAAATAGGACTGTATCGAGCTGTACTTAGATACCTTACCTTTCAAGCCTTATTTATTGTTGCCTCCGGTGCAATATTATCAGCAGTCGCCTTGGCTGTATTTGCATACTACTTACAAGAACCAATTCCTCGCACAGTTCCTATTATTTACGGTGCTTACCTGGCGTTATTATGTGGCGGTTCACGTCTTGTCGTTAGGAATCTTGTCGCAACCACTTCAAAAGATCCTCGAGAAGAGGTTGTGATCTATGGAGCAGGATCTGGTGGGCGTCAGCTTGCTGTATCTCTTAGAGCGTCGGAAAAATATCGAATTCGAGCATTTATTGATGAAGATAAAACTCTTGTTAATACTATGATTTTAGGGTTACCGGTTGTAGACCTAGATAGTTCAAAAGCTATATTAAAAAAGTATGAGATTTCAAAAGTATTACTAGCAATACCTAGTGCTTCACGAGCTCGCCGCAAGCAAATTCTAGACTTATTAGCTCCGCTCCCGATAGAAGTTCAAACTGTGCCTGATATGGCTGATATCATATCAGGGAAGGCTAAAATAGATGAGCTGACTGACGTTCCCATTGAGGACTTGTTGGGACGTGATGCAGTTGCTCCCCAACAGGTGTTGATGGAAGCTAATATTAAAGACAAGGTGGTGATGGTGACAGGGGCTGGTGGCTCAATTGGCTCTGAGCTGTGTCGTCAAATATTGAAACAACAACCTAAAACCTTAGTTTTATTTGAGGTGTCTGAGTACGGATTATATCAGATCGACCGTGAGCTATCTCTACTGATAGAGAGCGAAGGTTATAATGTTGAAATAGTACCATTACTAGGCTCAGTTCAACGCTCTCATCGTTTGCTAACTTCAATGAAGTCCTTTGCCGTTCAAACAGTTTATCATGCTGCAGCATACAAGCATGTTCCTTTGGTTGAATATAATGTGGTCGAAGGTGTTCGTAATAATATTTACGGTACTTATTATACTGCAAATGCCGCAATTGAAGCAGGCGTTGAATCTTTTGTTCTTATTTCAACAGACAAGGCGGTTCGCCCAACGAATGTAATGGGAACGACTAAACGTATGGCCGAGTTAGGTTTACAAGCTTTAGCGGAACAAGAAAACCAAAAAGATAACGGTACACGTTTTTGTATGGTTCGTTTTGGAAATGTTCTTGGTTCCTCTGGTTCTGTTATTCCTTTATTTAAAAAACAAATTAAAACTGGTGGACCTTTAACCGTTACCCACCCCGACATTACTCGTTTTTTCATGACTATACCCGAAGCTGCTCAACTTGTCATACAAGCTGGTGCAATGGGTAAAGGAGGGGATGTGTTCGTTCTTGATATGGGTAAATCGGTAAAAATAACTTCTCTCGCTGAAAATTTAGTTAACCTTTCAGGACTTTCTATTAAGACGGAAGAGAACCCACATGGTGATATTGAAATTCAATTTTCGGGTCTTCGACCTGGCGAGAAACTTTACGAAGAGTTATTGATTGGAGATAATGTAAAACCTACAGCTCACGAGCGAATTCTTACAGCTCAAGAAGTATTTCTACCAATCGATGAATATGATGCGTTGCTCGAATCTTTAGATTTTGCTTGTCACAATCTTGAACATGATACAATTCGTCAACTTTTACTTGATGCACCAACTGGATTTAAGCCGACTGACGGGATTGGTGATTTAGTTTGGAATGCTGCTCTGAAACAAAAAGATGCAATAAAAAATAATTAA
- a CDS encoding NAD-dependent epimerase/dehydratase family protein, with amino-acid sequence MTTLVTGATGFVGKELAKREHRFRYVVRVGVDHSFEDYFVVPTIDSETNWSHCFDGIHSIIHLAGLAHNNSFSESEYSSINTQGTLKLALKAAEAGVRRFVFVSSIGVNGTTSLEGPFLPDDTAKPHNSYTQSKYEAELGLWDLSKKTGLEVVVVRPTLVYGPNAPGNFGRLIKLIQKVPVLPFGLASNCRDFISVQNLADLLIVCTTHENAAGNIFLASDNETVSIKEFTKVIGDGIGKNILQFPVPVWAIKIVGKILGKSEIVEQLYGDLQVDSSNIKKILGWTPPLTMKQSMSLLRNSRN; translated from the coding sequence ATGACTACATTAGTAACAGGGGCTACAGGGTTTGTAGGCAAAGAACTTGCAAAGCGAGAACATAGATTTCGTTATGTAGTGCGTGTGGGTGTTGACCATTCATTCGAAGATTATTTTGTTGTTCCCACCATTGACTCTGAAACAAATTGGAGTCATTGTTTTGATGGCATCCACTCTATTATTCATTTAGCGGGGTTGGCACATAACAATTCATTTTCTGAATCTGAGTATAGTTCAATAAATACACAAGGGACATTGAAGCTTGCTTTAAAAGCTGCTGAAGCCGGTGTCAGACGTTTTGTTTTTGTTAGCTCGATTGGCGTTAATGGAACTACATCACTCGAAGGCCCATTTTTGCCAGACGATACAGCAAAACCTCATAACTCCTATACGCAGTCAAAATATGAAGCTGAGTTGGGGCTTTGGGATTTGTCAAAAAAAACAGGGTTAGAGGTTGTTGTTGTAAGACCAACGTTAGTTTATGGTCCAAATGCACCAGGTAATTTTGGTAGGCTAATTAAGTTAATTCAGAAGGTGCCTGTCTTACCATTTGGTTTAGCAAGTAATTGTAGGGATTTTATCTCTGTTCAAAACCTGGCTGACTTATTGATTGTATGTACCACCCATGAAAATGCAGCCGGCAACATCTTTCTTGCAAGTGACAACGAAACTGTCTCAATCAAAGAATTTACTAAAGTAATTGGTGATGGTATTGGTAAGAATATCTTGCAGTTTCCAGTCCCAGTATGGGCAATAAAGATTGTTGGTAAGATTTTAGGAAAGTCCGAAATAGTAGAACAATTATACGGAGACCTTCAAGTTGACTCTTCAAATATAAAAAAAATTCTTGGATGGACTCCCCCTTTAACCATGAAACAATCGATGTCGTTATTACGCAACTCAAGGAATTAA
- the gpmM gene encoding 2,3-bisphosphoglycerate-independent phosphoglycerate mutase — protein sequence MSAKKPMALVILDGYGYREDNQDNAIANANTPVLDGLIANQPNTLISASGLDVGLPDGQMGNSEVGHTNIGAGRVVYQDLTRITKSISDGEFGQTETLVNAIDKAVKAEKAVHIMGLMSPGGVHSHEDHIYAAVEMAAERGAEKIYLHAFLDGRDTPPRSAENTLARFQELFAKLGKGRVASLIGRYYAMDRDNNWDRVQESYDLLTQAKAEFTFDTAVAGLEAAYARDENDEFVKATEIKAGGEESAAIVDGDAVIFMNYRADRAREITRTFVADFDGFARDVFPAIDFVMLTQYAADIPLLCAFPPASLENTYGEWLSKEGKTQLRISETEKYAHVTFFFNGGIEDEFEGEERQLVASPKVATYDLQPEMSAPELTEKLVAAIKGGKYDAIVCNFPNCDMVGHTGVYDAAVKAVESLDECLGKVVEAIKEADGQLLITADHGNAEMMVNPETGGIHTAHTNLPVPLIYVGNKDVEFKEGGKLSDLAPTMLSLSGIAIPAEMSGDVIVK from the coding sequence ATGTCAGCTAAGAAGCCAATGGCTCTAGTGATCCTTGACGGTTACGGTTACCGTGAAGACAACCAAGACAACGCTATCGCGAACGCAAATACACCTGTATTAGACGGTCTTATTGCTAACCAACCTAACACGCTAATCTCGGCTTCTGGCTTAGATGTAGGCCTACCTGATGGTCAAATGGGTAACTCTGAAGTGGGTCACACCAACATCGGTGCGGGTCGTGTGGTATACCAAGATCTTACTCGTATTACTAAGTCAATTTCAGACGGCGAGTTCGGCCAAACTGAAACGCTAGTGAACGCTATTGATAAAGCGGTTAAAGCAGAGAAAGCGGTTCACATCATGGGTCTTATGTCTCCAGGTGGCGTTCACTCTCATGAAGATCACATCTACGCAGCTGTTGAAATGGCAGCAGAGCGTGGCGCAGAGAAAATCTACCTACACGCATTCCTAGACGGTCGTGATACTCCGCCACGTAGCGCAGAAAATACACTTGCACGTTTCCAAGAGCTATTCGCTAAGCTAGGTAAAGGTCGTGTGGCTTCGCTTATTGGTCGTTACTACGCAATGGACCGTGATAACAACTGGGATCGCGTTCAAGAATCTTACGACTTGCTGACTCAAGCAAAAGCTGAGTTCACATTCGACACTGCAGTAGCTGGCCTAGAAGCGGCTTACGCTCGTGACGAAAACGATGAGTTCGTTAAAGCGACTGAAATCAAAGCGGGAGGTGAAGAGTCTGCAGCTATCGTTGATGGCGATGCGGTTATCTTCATGAACTACCGTGCTGACCGTGCTCGTGAAATTACACGCACATTTGTTGCTGATTTCGATGGTTTTGCTCGTGACGTATTCCCAGCGATCGATTTCGTTATGCTGACTCAATATGCTGCAGACATCCCGCTTCTATGTGCATTCCCACCGGCTTCTCTAGAGAACACCTATGGTGAATGGCTATCGAAGGAAGGTAAAACACAGCTACGTATCTCTGAAACAGAGAAATACGCGCACGTTACCTTCTTCTTCAATGGCGGTATCGAAGACGAGTTCGAAGGTGAAGAGCGTCAACTTGTTGCTTCTCCAAAAGTAGCAACGTACGATCTACAGCCAGAAATGAGCGCACCAGAGCTAACTGAAAAGCTAGTTGCAGCAATCAAAGGCGGCAAATACGACGCTATCGTTTGTAACTTCCCTAACTGTGACATGGTTGGCCACACTGGCGTTTACGATGCAGCAGTGAAAGCTGTAGAGTCTCTAGACGAGTGTCTTGGTAAAGTGGTTGAAGCAATCAAAGAAGCTGACGGCCAACTGCTTATCACAGCAGACCACGGTAACGCAGAAATGATGGTTAACCCAGAAACGGGCGGCATCCACACAGCGCACACTAACCTGCCAGTGCCACTTATCTATGTAGGTAACAAAGACGTTGAGTTCAAAGAAGGCGGTAAACTGTCTGACTTAGCACCAACGATGCTTTCTTTATCTGGTATCGCAATCCCTGCTGAGATGTCAGGCGATGTGATCGTTAAGTAA
- a CDS encoding methylated-DNA--[protein]-cysteine S-methyltransferase, with translation MEGCTYKMLYEVPIGKMIIVSDGVSIIEIDHLNHDEAIVCNHDELCLKVSRQLDEYFTGQRTEFDLPLKATKGTDFQKSAWQALTSIPYGETISYGEQAKRMGKPKAVRAVGGANGKNPFSIVVPCHRVIGANGTLTGYTGGMNRKEWLLDFEQSVLKARCEYTGYEIHIA, from the coding sequence ATGGAAGGCTGTACTTACAAAATGCTCTACGAAGTACCAATTGGCAAGATGATCATTGTTAGTGATGGCGTATCGATTATAGAGATCGACCATTTGAACCATGATGAGGCTATTGTTTGCAACCACGATGAATTATGCCTCAAAGTATCTCGCCAACTCGACGAGTATTTTACTGGTCAAAGAACTGAATTTGATTTGCCATTGAAAGCGACAAAAGGCACGGACTTTCAAAAATCAGCTTGGCAGGCTCTCACTTCTATTCCTTATGGCGAAACTATTAGCTATGGCGAACAAGCAAAGAGAATGGGCAAACCAAAAGCAGTAAGGGCTGTAGGTGGTGCAAACGGTAAGAACCCGTTTAGTATTGTGGTTCCATGTCATCGAGTGATTGGTGCCAATGGAACATTAACAGGCTATACCGGAGGCATGAACCGCAAGGAGTGGTTGTTGGATTTTGAACAGTCAGTTCTGAAAGCGAGATGCGAGTATACGGGGTACGAAATACATATAGCATAG
- a CDS encoding MATE family efflux transporter has product MQDKHGLLTAPIASTLRTMTIPTIFGMVAILMFNLVDTFFISLLGTQALAAVSFTFPVTFAINCITMGIGVGLSTCIGRLLGQGCAQNAARFTCHGLLLAVLLVGFASILGLVTLEPMFILLGTEPELLPLISEYMTVWYLAIPLLVIPMAGNSAIRASGDTKTPAKIMMLAGLINGILDPLLIFGYGPFPELGIQGAAIASGFSWFGALCGSLYVLIKREKLLALPKVQEVVRDWKQILTIGTPAALSNALNPLAGAIIMMMLAKQGTEAVAAYGAAQRIESILIIVLMSLTSALTPFMAQNFGAENPQRSFKALFLSMRFAVLFQGLIFLMMVPLSIPLAALFSQEESVRGILWHYLLVVPFSYGFQGIVMMLISAMNAMHQPMKAFQWSFMRLFVFTLPFAWVGSQLDGVEGLFIGLALGNIMGGISGYLFALRIRVKADAGCE; this is encoded by the coding sequence ATGCAAGATAAGCACGGGCTATTAACCGCCCCAATTGCGAGTACATTACGTACCATGACCATTCCGACTATCTTCGGCATGGTTGCGATCTTGATGTTTAACTTGGTCGATACTTTCTTTATCTCATTACTAGGCACTCAAGCACTTGCAGCTGTGAGCTTTACCTTTCCAGTTACCTTCGCCATTAACTGCATCACCATGGGCATAGGTGTGGGGCTTTCCACATGTATTGGGCGGTTACTGGGCCAAGGCTGCGCACAAAATGCCGCTCGCTTTACTTGTCATGGATTATTGCTTGCTGTGCTACTTGTTGGCTTTGCATCCATACTAGGATTGGTGACACTTGAGCCGATGTTTATCTTATTGGGGACAGAACCAGAGTTATTGCCACTGATATCTGAATACATGACGGTTTGGTACTTAGCCATTCCACTGCTTGTTATCCCAATGGCAGGCAATAGCGCGATACGAGCGAGTGGCGATACCAAAACCCCCGCTAAGATCATGATGTTGGCGGGTCTGATTAACGGTATTCTCGACCCGCTGCTGATCTTCGGTTACGGGCCTTTCCCTGAACTTGGGATACAAGGCGCCGCCATCGCCAGTGGTTTCAGTTGGTTTGGTGCGTTGTGTGGTTCGCTGTATGTATTAATCAAACGAGAGAAGTTACTCGCTCTGCCAAAAGTTCAAGAAGTTGTCCGCGACTGGAAACAAATCCTCACCATTGGCACACCCGCTGCACTTTCCAATGCATTGAACCCACTCGCAGGTGCCATCATTATGATGATGTTGGCCAAACAAGGAACCGAAGCCGTGGCTGCTTATGGTGCTGCTCAGCGTATTGAATCGATTCTTATCATCGTCTTGATGTCTCTCACTTCGGCACTCACCCCTTTTATGGCGCAAAACTTTGGGGCAGAGAATCCACAACGCAGCTTCAAAGCCCTGTTCTTAAGCATGCGTTTCGCCGTGCTATTCCAAGGTTTAATCTTTTTAATGATGGTGCCTTTGAGCATACCGTTAGCCGCCCTCTTTTCTCAAGAGGAGTCAGTTCGAGGTATCTTGTGGCACTACCTATTAGTTGTGCCATTTAGCTACGGCTTCCAAGGCATTGTGATGATGTTAATAAGTGCTATGAACGCCATGCATCAACCAATGAAAGCCTTCCAATGGAGCTTCATGCGCCTGTTCGTATTTACCCTGCCATTTGCCTGGGTAGGCAGCCAACTTGATGGCGTCGAAGGGCTGTTTATCGGCCTAGCGTTAGGAAACATCATGGGTGGTATTTCAGGGTACCTGTTTGCGCTTCGTATAAGGGTTAAAGCAGATGCGGGATGCGAGTAA
- a CDS encoding VC2662 family protein, which translates to MKKLLSVLAVSAAVMAPAAFASSPVMFSTINGFNAPDSDAVGGVRLALLHGQVNDLKGLDLAVVGMSETQTTTGVNLGIFGASKVNQEMTGASLGFFNWNTGQTTGLNLGAVNITNDVKGANVSFVNYSEGDTMVDVGAANLSDVSTVQVGIFNKTNKIEGVQIGLINCADNGFFPCFPIVNFAK; encoded by the coding sequence ATGAAAAAACTACTTTCAGTACTTGCTGTGTCGGCAGCGGTAATGGCACCTGCGGCATTCGCTTCTTCGCCAGTTATGTTTTCAACAATCAACGGCTTCAACGCACCTGATTCAGATGCAGTTGGCGGTGTGCGCTTGGCTTTACTTCACGGACAAGTAAATGACCTTAAAGGTCTTGATCTTGCGGTTGTTGGTATGTCAGAAACACAAACCACAACAGGTGTGAACCTAGGTATTTTTGGTGCATCTAAAGTGAACCAAGAGATGACAGGTGCGTCACTGGGTTTCTTCAACTGGAACACAGGCCAAACAACGGGTCTTAACTTAGGTGCCGTGAACATCACTAACGATGTGAAAGGCGCGAACGTAAGTTTCGTAAACTACTCTGAAGGCGACACTATGGTCGATGTTGGCGCAGCTAACCTTTCAGATGTTTCTACGGTTCAGGTTGGTATCTTCAACAAAACCAACAAAATCGAAGGCGTACAGATTGGTCTGATCAACTGTGCTGACAACGGCTTCTTCCCGTGCTTCCCGATTGTGAACTTTGCTAAGTAA
- a CDS encoding sugar transferase: protein MIRLLDFSAALVGLLFLWPILFVVTIIGLFDTGSPIFIQERVGRNKKPFKLFKFRTMSMETKSVASHLASNSSITRFGGFLRNTKLDELPQLINVLKGEMSLVGPRPNLFNQEVLIEARDTRGVYNVLPGITGLAQVQNIDMSTPELLATVDKQMIDSMTLSQYFKYIFMTVSGSGSGDAIK, encoded by the coding sequence ATGATTCGATTATTAGATTTCTCTGCCGCTCTTGTGGGTTTGTTATTCCTATGGCCAATCCTATTTGTTGTAACAATTATTGGTTTATTTGATACAGGCAGTCCGATTTTTATACAAGAGCGAGTGGGAAGGAATAAAAAACCATTTAAACTATTTAAGTTTCGTACTATGTCGATGGAAACTAAGTCGGTGGCTAGTCATTTAGCAAGCAATAGTTCTATAACTAGGTTTGGTGGTTTTCTACGTAATACAAAACTTGATGAACTTCCGCAGTTAATCAATGTATTGAAAGGTGAAATGAGTTTAGTTGGGCCTCGTCCGAATTTATTCAATCAGGAAGTTTTAATTGAAGCTCGAGATACTCGAGGTGTTTACAATGTTTTACCTGGTATAACAGGGTTAGCCCAAGTGCAAAATATTGATATGTCTACTCCAGAGCTTTTGGCGACGGTAGATAAACAAATGATAGACTCTATGACGTTAAGTCAATACTTTAAGTATATATTTATGACAGTTAGTGGAAGTGGATCTGGTGATGCAATAAAGTAG
- a CDS encoding co-chaperone GroES, with the protein MNIRPLHDRVIVERQEVESKSAGGIVLTGSAAEKSTRGTILAVGKGRILENGSVQPLDVKVGDTVIFAEGYGTKSEKIDGKEVLIMSENDIMAIVE; encoded by the coding sequence ATGAATATCCGTCCTCTACACGACCGAGTTATCGTTGAGCGCCAAGAAGTTGAATCTAAATCTGCTGGTGGCATCGTTCTAACTGGTTCTGCCGCTGAAAAATCAACTCGCGGTACAATTCTAGCTGTTGGCAAAGGCCGCATCCTAGAAAACGGTTCAGTACAACCATTGGACGTTAAAGTTGGCGACACTGTTATCTTTGCTGAAGGCTACGGCACTAAGTCAGAAAAGATCGACGGTAAAGAAGTTCTGATCATGTCTGAAAACGACATCATGGCGATCGTTGAGTAA